The following nucleotide sequence is from Tolumonas lignilytica.
GCACCCGTTTATTGCAGGAATGGCAGGCAGCCGCGGTGGACAGTGTTATCATCACCAGCAGCGAATTATTTCAGCAATTACTCAACCTGTTGCCCGATAACGCCGACCATTGGTTAGCGACCTTACATTGGTTTGCTGCCAGCGAACGCATCGCGGCAGAAATCCGGCATTCAGGTTTTGCACGAATCACCATTATGTCAGGTGCCCAGCACTCCGCTGTGGCGGCTGCATTATTAGAATAATTCAGAGGATGAAATCAATGAGTGAAGCTCAGGAATCCGCACTGCCTCCTGCTAGTCAGGAACCCAAACCACACAGTGTTAAACACCGCACCTCCTCTTCCAAAACAGCTATGGGGCTTTTATTGATCCTGCTGGCAGGTGTTGCTGGTTTCAGTGTTTATGTCTATCAGCAACAGCAACAAGACACTCAGGCACTGAATACCCTGCGCTCCGAGCTTGAACAGCTTCGCAATGAGCAATCGCCAACACAAAAAGAACAGGCTGCCGTCAAGGAATCACTGGCCAGTCTGGGCGAACAACAACTGAAACTGGATGGCCGCCAGCGAGAGCTGGAGCAGAAATGGCTGGAACAACAACATCAGCGTCCTAACGACTGGATGCTGGGTGAGGCTGCTTATCTGGTTCGTATGGCCGGGCGGAAACTGTGGCTGGAACAGGATTTAACAACAGCCGGCATCCTGCTGACCGATGCCGACAGTCGCATCCAGGCGATGGCCGATCCCTCGCTGATCCCGTTACGGAAAGCCCTGGCCGCCGATATTGCGGCGGTAAAATCGGCACCGGATGTTGACCGGGAAGGGTTATCTCTGCGCGTTGGTACCCTGCTGGATAACATCGATCAGTTAAAAATCAAAGGGCTGGAACCTAAACTGGAAGAAGACCCTACCAGTGATGAAGTCAGCGATCAGGTCAGCGACTGGAAAGCCAATCTGGAAAAGAGTGCCAAACATTTTGCTGAACATTTCATTACCATTCATCGTCAGAATGGCGAGGTAGAAGCCTTATTAACGCCTGATCAAACCACCTATTTGCAGGAAAATCTCCGGCTGCAATTACAGTTAGCCCAGCTTTGCCTATTACGTCAGGAACAAGCCAATTTCCGCGACCACCTGCAAAAAGCACAAGCATGGCTCGGCGATTATTATGAAGCCGATGACAGTGCGACCGTATTCATGCAAAAAGAGCTGACCGCCATGCAGGAAGTGGATATTACGCCACATTATCCCAAGACATTCGCGGTGCAGCCATTGCTGGAAAAAACGCTCGCTGAGCGCTGGCAAGCCACCCCGGCCGCCCGCTAAGGAGAAAGAAGCATGATCCGTCTGATACTGTTACTGGTCATTCTGGCTGCCGCGCTGTTACTGGGCCCGCAACTGGCCGATCATCAGGGCTATGTCATGATCGCCATCGCGGGTTACACCATTGAAATGAGTGTTGTGACCGCCACCCTTCTTGCCTTTGTCTTTTATCTGGTGCTGCTACTGACTGAAAATGTGCTGACCCGCTTATTCAGCGTACGGCGAGGTCTCCGCGGCTGGTGGCAAAACCGCCGTTATCTGAAAGCACAGCGTCAGACCCAGAAAGGGATGACCGCGCTGGCTGAAGGGGAATATCAGCGCGCAGAACACCTGATGCTGCGCAGTGCTGAGAAAAGCGATCTCCCTTTG
It contains:
- a CDS encoding uroporphyrinogen-III C-methyltransferase, which produces MSEAQESALPPASQEPKPHSVKHRTSSSKTAMGLLLILLAGVAGFSVYVYQQQQQDTQALNTLRSELEQLRNEQSPTQKEQAAVKESLASLGEQQLKLDGRQRELEQKWLEQQHQRPNDWMLGEAAYLVRMAGRKLWLEQDLTTAGILLTDADSRIQAMADPSLIPLRKALAADIAAVKSAPDVDREGLSLRVGTLLDNIDQLKIKGLEPKLEEDPTSDEVSDQVSDWKANLEKSAKHFAEHFITIHRQNGEVEALLTPDQTTYLQENLRLQLQLAQLCLLRQEQANFRDHLQKAQAWLGDYYEADDSATVFMQKELTAMQEVDITPHYPKTFAVQPLLEKTLAERWQATPAAR